A single window of Modestobacter italicus DNA harbors:
- a CDS encoding PH domain-containing protein: MTRPTARRTSPRVLLVHTLTFRQARSLVPVALAVIAGRGMQGSPVTVVALVVGVTALSLLWAALAWWRTSYLAGDTAVVLTRGLVSRSVRTVPNDRIRGVEVEAPPVHRLFGLVRVRIDAAAGSVAGNDEELVIDGVLRTEGDRLRGQLLSRRAVVAAEAAGRHSAPEPVEEELHRFRNRWLLYSPLVGSYLVLPLAAVGALFRLLDEVPDRYVPRPGQLVGSPDLPDGWLVVAVVGGALVLLALGAVLGSAVVNWRFRLVLRGGSLIAERGLFTRRHTDLEVDRIRGCAVSEGLGMRLVGAARATALVTGLGDAARRGQLLPLGPQEDAWQLTDLLVPSPGSLQRHPAAARRRRLGRAVAPGAVVLVAGAVLTVTAGWWPLLVAGAVLTALGVPLGLARYAALGHATGPTSFAVRSGWLVREHVVLQRRAVVGWEVRQTVVQRRAGLATVQACVGAGQGGYSAVDMAAPEVAGFTRAASGSWASALAG, from the coding sequence GTGACCCGGCCGACCGCGCGCCGGACCTCGCCGCGGGTCCTGCTGGTGCACACCCTCACCTTCCGGCAGGCCCGCTCGCTGGTGCCGGTGGCGCTCGCCGTCATCGCCGGCCGGGGGATGCAGGGCAGCCCGGTCACCGTGGTGGCGCTGGTCGTGGGGGTCACCGCGCTGTCGCTGCTGTGGGCGGCGCTGGCCTGGTGGCGGACCAGCTACCTCGCCGGGGACACCGCCGTCGTCCTCACCCGGGGCCTGGTGTCCCGCTCGGTCCGCACCGTGCCCAACGACCGGATCCGCGGGGTGGAGGTCGAGGCGCCGCCCGTGCACCGGCTGTTCGGCCTGGTGCGGGTCCGGATCGACGCCGCGGCCGGGTCGGTCGCGGGCAACGACGAGGAGCTCGTCATCGACGGCGTCCTGCGCACCGAGGGCGACCGGCTGCGCGGGCAGCTCCTCTCCCGGCGCGCGGTGGTGGCGGCCGAGGCGGCCGGGCGGCACTCCGCGCCGGAGCCCGTCGAGGAGGAGCTGCACCGGTTCCGCAACCGGTGGCTGCTGTACTCCCCGCTGGTCGGCAGCTACCTGGTGCTCCCCCTGGCCGCGGTCGGCGCGCTGTTCCGGCTGCTGGACGAGGTCCCGGACCGGTACGTGCCCCGGCCGGGGCAGCTCGTCGGCTCCCCGGACCTCCCCGACGGCTGGCTCGTCGTCGCCGTCGTCGGTGGTGCGCTCGTGCTGCTCGCCCTCGGGGCCGTGCTGGGCAGCGCGGTCGTGAACTGGCGGTTCCGGCTGGTGCTCCGCGGCGGCTCGCTGATCGCCGAGCGCGGGCTGTTCACCCGCCGGCACACCGACCTGGAGGTCGACCGGATCCGCGGCTGCGCGGTCAGCGAGGGGCTGGGCATGCGGCTGGTCGGCGCGGCGCGCGCGACGGCCCTGGTGACCGGGCTGGGTGACGCCGCCCGGCGGGGCCAGCTGCTGCCGCTGGGCCCGCAGGAGGACGCCTGGCAGCTCACCGACCTGCTGGTGCCCTCGCCGGGGTCGCTGCAGCGCCACCCCGCGGCGGCCCGCCGCCGGCGGCTGGGCCGGGCGGTCGCGCCCGGCGCCGTCGTCCTGGTCGCCGGGGCCGTGCTCACCGTGACCGCCGGCTGGTGGCCGCTGCTGGTCGCCGGCGCGGTGCTCACCGCGCTCGGCGTGCCGCTCGGCCTGGCCCGGTACGCCGCGCTGGGGCACGCCACCGGCCCCACGTCGTTCGCGGTGCGCTCCGGCTGGCTGGTCCGGGAGCACGTGGTGCTGCAGCGGCGGGCGGTGGTCGGCTGGGAGGTGCGGCAGACCGTGGTCCAGC
- a CDS encoding PH domain-containing protein, producing the protein MSAPTPVREPVWSLSRNAIALWVAQGAVGTLCYGLLVAAFWLLVPLDAGWAVAPARWAGAVLVLVYAVLALAVRPRLRFRVHRWEVTGEAIYTLTGWLTRTWTLVPISRVQTVDVTRGLLQQLFGLATVAVLTASSQGTVRIPHLDVDTARHVADHVARRAEKVRDEAT; encoded by the coding sequence ATGTCCGCCCCCACGCCGGTCCGCGAACCGGTCTGGTCCCTCTCCCGCAACGCGATCGCCCTGTGGGTGGCGCAGGGTGCCGTCGGCACGCTCTGCTACGGCCTGCTGGTCGCCGCCTTCTGGCTGCTCGTGCCGTTGGACGCCGGCTGGGCGGTCGCCCCGGCGCGGTGGGCCGGCGCCGTGCTCGTGCTGGTCTACGCGGTGCTCGCCCTCGCCGTCCGGCCCCGGCTGCGGTTCCGGGTGCACCGCTGGGAGGTCACCGGCGAGGCGATCTACACCCTCACCGGGTGGCTGACCCGCACCTGGACGCTGGTGCCGATCTCGCGGGTGCAGACCGTCGACGTGACCCGCGGCCTCCTGCAGCAGCTGTTCGGGCTGGCCACCGTGGCCGTTCTCACCGCGTCCTCGCAGGGCACCGTGCGGATCCCGCACCTGGACGTCGACACCGCCCGGCACGTCGCCGACCACGTGGCGCGACGGGCCGAGAAGGTCCGGGACGAGGCGACGTGA
- a CDS encoding rhodanese-like domain-containing protein, which translates to MMPQQVPTVPAAEVPDDAVVLDVREDDEWAAGHIEGATHVAMGDVPSRLDELPEGDPLYVTCRSGGRSARVTAWLNQNGYDAVNVGGGMGEWDASGRPMVSETGRPPYVV; encoded by the coding sequence ATGATGCCCCAGCAGGTGCCGACCGTGCCCGCCGCCGAGGTCCCCGACGACGCCGTCGTCCTCGACGTCCGCGAGGACGACGAGTGGGCGGCGGGGCACATCGAGGGGGCGACGCACGTCGCGATGGGCGACGTGCCGTCCCGGCTCGACGAGCTGCCCGAGGGTGACCCGCTGTACGTCACCTGCCGCAGCGGCGGGCGGTCGGCCCGGGTGACCGCCTGGCTCAACCAGAACGGCTACGACGCGGTCAACGTCGGCGGCGGCATGGGGGAGTGGGACGCCTCGGGGCGGCCGATGGTCAGCGAGACCGGCCGTCCCCCGTACGTCGTATAA
- a CDS encoding long-chain fatty acid--CoA ligase, whose product MRGLMQDVPLTIDTIFRHAEQHHGDVAIVTDGPAGRTRSTYAEWAQRTRRLGGVFDTLGISADGRIGTFGWNSQRHLELYFAGPCSGRVVHTLNIRLFPEQLTYIANHAEDEVVFVDRTVLPLLWPLIDTMTTIRHVVVMDDGGDNEVPDDPRVLDYETLLADAAPVDFHVTDEGSAAYMCYTSGTTGNPKGVVYSHRSTYLHTMGVISPNAFGLGVRDAAMPVVPMFHANAWGIAHAGPAAGAAMVMPGSMMQPKALADLIVEEGVTFTAGVPTIWQGVLPHLAGRPHKLREIGCGGSAVPKALSEAYREQVGLPILQAWGMTETHPVASSGVLSRAFDDADDATKAAQRARAGIPFLGVEARIVDADTLEEQPWDDKATGELQVRGPWCAAAYYNPDAGVELLTSDGWMKTGDVAAMAPDGNIRIADRTKDLIKSGGEWISSVDLENAIMSHPAVKEAAVVGIPHPKWDERPLACVVLKPGETATEQDILDHLAPLVAKWWMPDAVEFIDEVPKTSVGKFSKKDLRTRFAEYSRD is encoded by the coding sequence ATGCGCGGGCTGATGCAGGACGTCCCCCTGACCATCGACACGATCTTCCGGCACGCCGAGCAGCACCACGGCGACGTCGCGATCGTCACCGACGGCCCGGCTGGCCGGACCCGGTCCACCTACGCCGAGTGGGCGCAGCGGACCCGCCGGCTCGGGGGCGTCTTCGACACCCTGGGCATCAGCGCCGACGGCCGGATCGGCACCTTCGGCTGGAACAGCCAGCGGCACCTGGAGCTGTACTTCGCCGGGCCGTGCAGCGGCCGGGTGGTGCACACGCTCAACATCCGGCTGTTCCCCGAGCAGCTGACCTACATCGCCAACCACGCCGAGGACGAGGTCGTCTTCGTCGACCGCACCGTGCTGCCGCTGCTGTGGCCGCTGATCGACACCATGACCACCATCCGGCACGTGGTCGTGATGGACGACGGCGGCGACAACGAGGTGCCCGACGACCCGCGGGTGCTCGACTACGAGACGCTGCTGGCCGACGCCGCACCGGTCGACTTCCACGTCACCGACGAGGGCTCCGCCGCCTACATGTGCTATACGAGCGGCACGACCGGCAACCCCAAGGGCGTCGTCTACTCGCACCGGTCGACCTACCTGCACACGATGGGCGTCATCTCGCCCAACGCCTTCGGTCTGGGTGTCCGGGACGCCGCGATGCCGGTCGTGCCGATGTTCCACGCCAACGCCTGGGGCATCGCGCACGCCGGACCGGCCGCCGGGGCGGCGATGGTCATGCCCGGCTCGATGATGCAGCCCAAGGCGCTCGCCGACCTGATCGTCGAGGAGGGCGTCACCTTCACCGCCGGCGTGCCCACCATCTGGCAGGGCGTGCTGCCGCACCTGGCCGGGCGCCCGCACAAGCTCCGGGAGATCGGCTGCGGTGGCTCGGCGGTGCCCAAGGCGCTGTCGGAGGCCTACCGCGAGCAGGTCGGGCTGCCGATCCTGCAGGCGTGGGGCATGACCGAGACCCACCCGGTCGCCTCCTCGGGCGTGCTGTCGCGCGCCTTCGACGACGCCGACGACGCGACCAAGGCCGCCCAGCGGGCCCGCGCCGGCATCCCGTTCCTGGGCGTGGAGGCGCGGATCGTCGACGCCGACACCCTCGAGGAGCAGCCCTGGGACGACAAGGCGACCGGTGAGCTGCAGGTGCGCGGGCCGTGGTGCGCCGCCGCCTACTACAACCCCGACGCCGGGGTCGAGCTGCTGACCTCCGACGGGTGGATGAAGACCGGGGACGTCGCCGCGATGGCTCCCGACGGCAACATCCGGATCGCCGACCGCACCAAGGACCTCATCAAGTCCGGCGGGGAGTGGATCTCCTCGGTGGACCTGGAGAACGCGATCATGAGCCACCCGGCGGTGAAGGAGGCCGCCGTCGTCGGCATCCCGCACCCCAAGTGGGACGAGCGGCCGCTGGCCTGCGTCGTGCTCAAGCCGGGCGAGACCGCGACCGAGCAGGACATCCTCGACCACCTCGCGCCGCTGGTGGCCAAGTGGTGGATGCCCGACGCCGTCGAGTTCATCGACGAGGTGCCCAAGACCAGCGTGGGCAAGTTCTCCAAGAAGGACCTGCGCACCCGCTTCGCCGAGTACTCCCGGGACTGA
- the chvE gene encoding multiple monosaccharide ABC transporter substrate-binding protein: MNKKLGLTALGAALAVGLTACGGSGAGGGSNDTASSDPADLTIGVSMPTQTSERWIADGEAVQSQLEDAGYEVDLQFANDDIPTQGQQIDQMITEGADLLVVAAIDGTALSSQLQAAADADIPVISYDRLIRDTENVDFYVSFDNYKVGVAQGTALLVGLGILNKDGSQGTATGPFNIELFAGSLDDNNAAFFFNGAFDTLKPFIDDGTLVVKSGQTSIEQAATLRWAQETAQKRMEDLLTGSYNDGTKVNGVLSPYDGISRGIITALQNAGYGPNLTSTPTPLPVVTGQDAEIASVKLINDGVQSSTIFKDTRTLAAQAVTAAQAFLEGNEPEANDTETYDNGVKVVPSYLLPIETVYKDDIQSVLIDSGYWTADEVAKGQAG; the protein is encoded by the coding sequence GTGAACAAGAAGCTGGGGCTGACCGCCCTGGGCGCCGCACTGGCAGTCGGCCTCACGGCCTGTGGTGGCAGTGGCGCCGGCGGCGGCTCGAACGACACCGCGAGCAGCGACCCTGCGGACCTGACGATCGGCGTCTCGATGCCGACGCAGACCTCCGAGCGCTGGATCGCCGACGGCGAGGCCGTGCAGAGCCAGCTGGAGGACGCCGGCTACGAGGTCGACCTCCAGTTCGCGAACGACGACATCCCGACCCAGGGTCAGCAGATCGACCAGATGATCACCGAGGGCGCCGACCTGCTGGTCGTCGCCGCGATCGACGGCACCGCGCTGAGCAGCCAGCTGCAGGCCGCTGCCGACGCGGACATCCCGGTCATCAGCTACGACCGCCTGATCCGCGACACCGAGAACGTCGACTTCTACGTGAGCTTCGACAACTACAAGGTCGGCGTCGCGCAGGGCACCGCGCTCCTGGTGGGCCTGGGCATCCTGAACAAGGACGGCTCGCAGGGCACCGCCACCGGGCCGTTCAACATCGAGCTGTTCGCCGGCTCGCTGGACGACAACAACGCCGCCTTCTTCTTCAACGGCGCGTTCGACACCCTCAAGCCCTTCATCGACGACGGCACCCTCGTCGTGAAGTCGGGCCAGACGAGCATCGAGCAGGCCGCCACCCTGCGCTGGGCGCAGGAGACGGCCCAGAAGCGCATGGAGGACCTCCTCACCGGCAGCTACAACGACGGCACCAAGGTCAACGGCGTGCTCTCGCCCTACGACGGCATCTCGCGCGGCATCATCACCGCCCTGCAGAACGCCGGCTACGGCCCGAACCTGACCTCGACCCCGACCCCGCTGCCGGTGGTCACCGGTCAGGACGCCGAGATCGCCTCGGTCAAGCTGATCAACGACGGTGTCCAGAGCTCCACGATCTTCAAGGACACCCGCACCCTCGCCGCCCAGGCCGTCACCGCGGCCCAGGCGTTCCTCGAGGGCAACGAGCCCGAGGCCAACGACACCGAGACCTACGACAACGGTGTCAAGGTCGTCCCCTCGTACCTGCTGCCCATCGAGACGGTCTACAAGGACGACATCCAGTCGGTCCTGATCGACTCCGGTTACTGGACGGCCGACGAGGTCGCCAAGGGCCAGGCCGGCTGA
- the mmsA gene encoding multiple monosaccharide ABC transporter ATP-binding protein: protein MDDYILEMRSITKTFPGVKALSDVSLAVRRGDVHAICGENGAGKSTLMKVLSGVYPAGSYDGEIVYDGEVQKFGSIRDSEHQGIVIIHQELALVPYLSIAENIFLGNERKGRNGLIDWNKANAEAAALLAEVGLTENPVTPVGTLGVGKQQLVEIAKAISKDVKLLILDEPTAALNDTDSAHLLDLLRRFRDRGITSIIISHKLNEIVAIAQHTTIIRDGKTVETLDMSAPDVDTDRIIRGMVGRDLESYYPDRESHPGEEVLRVEGWTVRHPTQDRLVVDHADFNVRAGEVIGIAGLMGAGRTELAMSIFGRSYGRYEEGRVFVHGREVKARSVSEAIDHGIAYATEDRKKYGLNLIEDIRRNVSAAALSKLSTRGWVNGNEETKIAEDSRRDMNIKAPSVSSIVGKLSGGNQQKVVLSKWLFTDPDVLILDEPTRGIDVGAKYEIYTIINKLVAAGKAVIVISSELPELLGICDRIYTLSAGRITGEQPVREATQESLMKLMTKERELAA from the coding sequence ATGGACGACTACATCCTGGAGATGCGCTCCATCACCAAGACGTTCCCCGGCGTGAAGGCGCTGTCGGACGTGTCACTCGCGGTGCGGCGCGGCGACGTCCACGCCATCTGCGGTGAGAACGGCGCCGGCAAGTCGACGCTGATGAAGGTCCTGTCCGGGGTCTACCCGGCCGGCTCGTACGACGGCGAGATCGTCTACGACGGCGAGGTGCAGAAGTTCGGCAGCATCCGCGACAGCGAGCACCAGGGCATCGTGATCATCCACCAGGAGCTCGCGCTGGTGCCCTACCTGTCCATCGCGGAGAACATCTTCCTGGGCAACGAGCGCAAGGGCCGCAACGGCCTGATCGACTGGAACAAGGCCAACGCCGAGGCTGCCGCGCTGCTCGCCGAGGTCGGCCTGACGGAGAACCCGGTCACCCCGGTCGGCACCCTCGGCGTGGGCAAGCAGCAGCTGGTCGAGATCGCCAAGGCGATCTCCAAGGACGTGAAGCTGCTCATCCTCGACGAGCCGACCGCGGCGCTGAACGACACCGACTCCGCGCACCTGCTGGACCTGCTGCGGCGCTTCCGCGACCGGGGCATCACCTCGATCATCATCTCGCACAAGCTGAACGAGATCGTGGCGATCGCGCAGCACACCACGATCATCCGCGACGGGAAGACCGTGGAGACGCTCGACATGAGCGCCCCGGACGTCGACACCGACCGGATCATCCGCGGCATGGTCGGCCGCGACCTGGAGTCCTACTACCCCGACCGCGAGTCGCACCCCGGCGAGGAGGTGCTGCGCGTCGAGGGCTGGACCGTCCGGCACCCCACCCAGGACCGGCTCGTCGTGGACCACGCCGACTTCAACGTGCGGGCCGGTGAGGTCATCGGCATCGCCGGCCTCATGGGCGCCGGGCGCACCGAGCTGGCGATGAGCATCTTCGGGCGCTCCTACGGGCGCTACGAGGAGGGCCGCGTGTTCGTGCACGGCCGCGAGGTCAAGGCCCGCAGCGTCTCCGAGGCCATCGACCACGGCATCGCCTACGCCACCGAGGACCGCAAGAAGTACGGCCTCAACCTCATCGAGGACATCCGGCGCAACGTCTCCGCGGCCGCCCTGTCCAAGCTCTCCACCCGGGGCTGGGTCAACGGCAACGAGGAGACCAAGATCGCCGAGGACAGCCGGCGCGACATGAACATCAAGGCGCCGAGCGTCTCGTCCATCGTCGGCAAGCTCTCGGGCGGCAACCAGCAGAAGGTCGTGCTGTCCAAGTGGCTGTTCACCGACCCGGACGTGCTGATCCTCGACGAGCCGACCCGGGGCATCGACGTGGGCGCCAAGTACGAGATCTACACGATCATCAACAAGCTGGTGGCGGCCGGCAAGGCCGTCATCGTCATCTCGTCCGAGCTGCCCGAGCTGCTCGGCATCTGTGACCGCATCTACACGCTCTCGGCCGGGCGCATCACCGGCGAGCAGCCGGTTCGTGAGGCCACCCAGGAGAGCCTCATGAAGCTGATGACCAAGGAGAGGGAGCTCGCAGCATGA
- the mmsB gene encoding multiple monosaccharide ABC transporter permease — protein sequence MTRTVGPQPGASPETNQTPAEVADAQAQATKVGTSDIRELLTRNLRQSGIYIAFFVVVVLFAILTGGTSLSPGNITNIVLQYSYVLVLAIGMVIVIIAGHIDLSVGSVVALTGATSAVLVIRQGAPWWVGMLAAIAVGLLVGVWQGFWVAYVGIPAFIVTLAGMLIFRGLTLQVLDNISLSPFTPEYQKVSSGFLNGLLGGNGYDAFTLLIGALAVAGYAVSGFRTRVARIRYKQPVESFPLFVARVVVVAAVVMYFAWQLAHARGLPIVLIILGVLITVYGMITKRSVFGRQVYAIGGNLAAATLSGVKVRMVNFWIFVNMGFLAAVAGIIYSSRSNGAQPAAGQNFELDAIAAAFIGGAAVTGGVGTVAGAMVGGLLVAVLSNGMQLQGVDQSIQSVIKGLILLLAVAFDVYNKRRAGSSR from the coding sequence ATGACCAGGACCGTGGGGCCACAGCCCGGGGCATCACCGGAGACCAACCAGACCCCGGCGGAGGTCGCCGACGCGCAGGCCCAGGCCACCAAGGTCGGCACCAGCGACATCCGCGAGCTGCTCACCCGCAACCTCCGGCAGAGCGGCATCTACATCGCGTTCTTCGTCGTGGTGGTGCTGTTCGCCATCCTGACCGGCGGCACGTCGCTCAGCCCGGGCAACATCACCAACATCGTCCTCCAGTACTCCTACGTGCTGGTGCTGGCGATCGGCATGGTCATCGTCATCATCGCCGGCCACATCGACCTGTCGGTGGGCTCGGTCGTCGCGCTGACCGGTGCCACCTCCGCCGTCCTGGTCATCCGGCAGGGCGCGCCGTGGTGGGTCGGCATGCTCGCGGCGATCGCCGTCGGCCTCCTGGTCGGCGTCTGGCAGGGCTTCTGGGTCGCCTACGTCGGGATCCCGGCGTTCATCGTGACCCTGGCCGGCATGCTCATCTTCCGCGGGCTGACGCTGCAGGTGCTGGACAACATCTCGCTGTCGCCGTTCACCCCGGAGTACCAGAAGGTCTCCAGCGGCTTCCTCAACGGCCTGCTCGGCGGCAACGGCTACGACGCCTTCACGCTGCTCATCGGTGCGCTCGCGGTGGCCGGCTACGCGGTCAGCGGCTTCCGCACCCGGGTGGCGCGGATCCGCTACAAGCAGCCGGTGGAGAGCTTCCCGCTCTTCGTCGCCCGGGTCGTCGTCGTCGCCGCCGTGGTCATGTACTTCGCCTGGCAGCTGGCCCACGCCCGCGGCCTGCCGATCGTGCTGATCATCCTGGGTGTGCTGATCACCGTCTACGGCATGATCACCAAGCGCTCGGTCTTCGGGCGCCAGGTGTACGCCATCGGCGGCAACCTGGCGGCGGCCACGCTGTCCGGTGTCAAGGTCCGGATGGTCAACTTCTGGATCTTCGTCAACATGGGCTTCCTGGCGGCGGTCGCGGGGATCATCTACTCCTCGCGCTCCAACGGTGCGCAGCCGGCGGCCGGGCAGAACTTCGAGCTCGACGCCATCGCGGCCGCCTTCATCGGTGGCGCCGCCGTCACCGGTGGTGTCGGCACGGTGGCCGGCGCGATGGTCGGTGGTCTGCTCGTCGCCGTCCTGAGCAACGGCATGCAGCTGCAGGGCGTCGACCAGTCGATCCAGTCGGTCATCAAGGGCCTCATCCTGCTGCTCGCCGTCGCCTTCGACGTCTACAACAAGCGGCGGGCCGGCTCCTCCCGCTGA
- a CDS encoding LacI family DNA-binding transcriptional regulator, which yields MAAPMKEATVLPEGAPRALGMSDVAARAGVSHQTVSRVVNGHPNVAASTRERVLRAIAELGYRPNAAARALVTGSSRTIGLVTSHINQYGPAQTLLGLEQAARAAGYSLSVAILDDDSERAMREAVDRFVAQSVDAVVALSTYGQAVDALRRFTAPVPLIAVQVGRGEQHPTVWVDQELGAELAVRHLLDLGHRTVHHVTGPVDSLEARGRVRGWRRALIEAGAPVPEPVEGDWMASAGYAAGRRLAGLRRQGADVTAVFLANDQMALGLLNALTEEGVHVPRDISVVGFDDVPEAAYYSPPLTTVRQDFAELGRRGVQLVLCRLHGEDLQPDPVVPQLVVRRSTGPV from the coding sequence GTGGCCGCCCCCATGAAGGAGGCGACCGTGCTGCCCGAGGGGGCGCCGCGAGCGTTGGGCATGTCGGACGTCGCGGCTCGGGCCGGCGTCTCGCACCAGACCGTGTCCCGGGTCGTCAACGGCCACCCGAACGTCGCCGCGAGCACCCGGGAACGCGTGCTCCGGGCCATCGCCGAGCTGGGCTACCGGCCCAACGCGGCGGCCCGGGCGCTGGTCACCGGGTCGTCGCGGACGATCGGCCTGGTCACCTCGCACATCAACCAGTACGGCCCGGCGCAGACCCTGCTCGGGCTCGAGCAGGCCGCCCGGGCGGCCGGCTACTCGCTGAGCGTCGCGATCCTCGACGACGACAGCGAGCGGGCGATGCGCGAGGCGGTCGACCGGTTCGTCGCGCAGTCGGTCGACGCGGTGGTGGCGCTGTCCACCTACGGCCAGGCCGTCGACGCGCTGCGCCGGTTCACCGCGCCGGTGCCGCTGATCGCGGTCCAGGTGGGCCGGGGTGAGCAGCACCCGACCGTCTGGGTCGACCAGGAGCTGGGTGCCGAGCTCGCCGTCCGGCACCTGCTCGACCTCGGCCACCGCACCGTCCACCACGTCACCGGTCCGGTCGACTCGCTGGAGGCGCGGGGCCGGGTGCGGGGCTGGCGCCGGGCGCTGATCGAGGCCGGGGCGCCGGTGCCCGAGCCGGTCGAGGGCGACTGGATGGCCTCGGCCGGGTACGCCGCCGGCCGCCGGCTGGCCGGGCTCCGCCGGCAGGGCGCGGACGTCACCGCGGTCTTCCTCGCCAACGACCAGATGGCCCTCGGGCTGCTGAACGCGCTGACCGAGGAGGGCGTGCACGTGCCGCGGGACATCAGCGTGGTCGGCTTCGACGACGTCCCGGAGGCCGCGTACTACTCCCCGCCGCTCACCACGGTCCGGCAGGACTTCGCCGAGCTGGGTCGCCGCGGGGTCCAGCTGGTGCTGTGCCGGCTGCACGGCGAGGACCTGCAACCCGATCCGGTGGTGCCGCAGCTGGTCGTGCGACGCTCCACCGGCCCGGTTTGA
- a CDS encoding xylulokinase yields the protein MTTDAATAITAGRTALGIELGSTRIKAVLIGPDHAPLAVGSHDWENQLVDRLWTYSLDTVWSGLQRSVAALAEDVRRRHGVELAGVGALGVSAMMHGYLAFDADGGLLTPFRTWRNTNTGRAVERLSAELGQNIPHRWSVAHLYQAVLDGEEHVGRIDHLTTLAGYVHWQLTGRKVLGIGDASGMFPIAAGTAGYDTAMLARFDQLAAEAGAELELAALLPAVAVAGEPAGTLTEAGARLLDPTGWLQPGVPLCPPEGDAGTGMVATNSVAPRTGNVSAGTSIFAMVVLERELSRAHRELDLVTTPAGDPVAMVHCNNGASELDAWAGLFGQFARALGAEADSATVFRTLFTAALDGAGDGGGMLAYNYLSGEPITKLEEGRPLFLRSPDSPLDLGSFMRTHLYSSLATLRIGMDVLQKAEGVRLDRMFAHGGLFKTEGVAQRFLAAAIDTPVSVGDVAAEGGAWGIAVLAAFAAGRSPEQGLADYLDGTVFTDASLQTAEPDPADVAGFDAFMQRYLAGLPVERAAVEHVAVGAPTTPESQEQPA from the coding sequence ATGACGACGGACGCCGCCACGGCGATCACCGCGGGTCGCACGGCCCTCGGCATCGAGCTCGGGTCGACCCGGATCAAGGCGGTGCTGATCGGTCCCGACCACGCACCGCTCGCCGTCGGGAGCCACGACTGGGAGAACCAGCTCGTCGACCGGCTGTGGACCTACTCGTTGGACACCGTGTGGTCCGGGCTGCAGCGCAGCGTCGCGGCCCTGGCCGAGGACGTGCGGCGACGCCACGGCGTCGAGCTCGCCGGGGTCGGCGCACTCGGCGTCTCGGCGATGATGCACGGCTACCTCGCGTTCGACGCCGACGGCGGGCTGCTGACGCCGTTCCGCACCTGGCGCAACACGAACACCGGCCGCGCGGTGGAGCGGCTGAGCGCCGAGCTCGGCCAGAACATCCCGCACCGGTGGAGCGTGGCGCACCTCTACCAGGCGGTGCTCGACGGCGAGGAGCACGTCGGCCGGATCGACCACCTGACGACCCTGGCCGGCTACGTGCACTGGCAGCTCACCGGCCGCAAGGTGCTCGGCATCGGCGACGCCAGCGGCATGTTCCCGATCGCCGCGGGCACCGCTGGGTACGACACCGCGATGCTCGCCCGGTTCGACCAGCTGGCCGCCGAGGCGGGGGCCGAGCTGGAGCTCGCCGCGCTGCTGCCGGCCGTCGCCGTCGCCGGGGAGCCGGCCGGCACGCTCACCGAGGCCGGCGCACGGCTGCTCGACCCCACCGGGTGGCTGCAGCCCGGCGTCCCGCTCTGCCCCCCGGAGGGCGACGCGGGCACCGGGATGGTGGCCACCAACTCGGTCGCCCCGCGCACCGGCAACGTCTCGGCCGGCACCTCGATCTTCGCCATGGTCGTGCTCGAGCGGGAGCTGTCCCGGGCGCACCGCGAGCTGGACCTGGTGACCACGCCGGCCGGTGACCCGGTGGCGATGGTGCACTGCAACAACGGCGCCAGCGAGCTCGACGCCTGGGCCGGGCTGTTCGGCCAGTTCGCCCGCGCGCTGGGCGCCGAGGCCGACTCCGCGACGGTGTTCCGGACGTTGTTCACCGCCGCGCTCGACGGGGCCGGCGACGGCGGCGGGATGCTCGCCTACAACTACCTCTCCGGCGAGCCGATCACCAAGCTCGAGGAGGGCCGCCCGCTCTTCCTCCGGTCCCCGGACAGCCCGCTGGACCTCGGCTCGTTCATGCGCACGCACCTGTACTCCTCGCTGGCCACCCTGCGCATCGGCATGGACGTGCTGCAGAAGGCCGAGGGCGTGCGGCTGGACCGGATGTTCGCCCACGGCGGCCTGTTCAAGACCGAGGGCGTGGCGCAGCGGTTCCTCGCCGCCGCGATCGACACCCCGGTCTCGGTCGGCGACGTCGCTGCCGAGGGAGGCGCCTGGGGGATCGCCGTGCTGGCCGCCTTCGCCGCCGGGCGCTCGCCGGAGCAGGGCCTGGCCGACTACCTCGACGGCACGGTCTTCACCGACGCGAGCCTGCAGACCGCCGAACCCGACCCCGCCGACGTCGCGGGCTTCGACGCCTTCATGCAGCGGTACCTCGCCGGCCTCCCGGTCGAGCGGGCCGCCGTGGAGCACGTGGCCGTCGGTGCCCCGACCACCCCCGAGAGCCAGGAGCAGCCGGCATGA